The Anastrepha ludens isolate Willacy chromosome 2, idAnaLude1.1, whole genome shotgun sequence DNA window aggaagctctCGTGAAAACAAACGATAAAtgatagagaaaaaaaaacatccacagcactctatacatgcaaaagaattgtgggggcAAAATGCGGTGGTAcggcctatcatgacatacgCTGTCTTAGTCTGGCGGCCAAcactcgagaaaagaacaaaaGTAAAACGCCTGGAAATTATTCAAAGAGGcgctagtctctgcataagcggggcactaaagactacgcccacggcagcgatgaatgtcatgctgcatctattaccgattgaggcctacagcaaacagctggcgGCGAAATGGGCACTTAGgttaaaataatcttctaacTTAGCCATTAACAGCAGGGGGTACGCTAGAATACTAGGCGAATACCCCTTTctacatcaaacgacagacttCTGTAGCTCTGTGgagttgcatttaaacacatcctttaccacaactttcccaacgagagaagattgggacaatggggtaatggacaataaaagcggaatcagcatctatactgatggttccaagctaaatcagcaagtaggcggaggccttcattctgaagcaatgaatgccaacatcgcattccggttaccggatcactgcagtgtgaaGCCCGAAGaactcaaaatcaattttttatttagtacaaaaattattaaaaaaccaaaaattcaaaaaaccatCGATTTAATGCATTTACGAGAAAATATTCTTACATCCACTGTGTGGACAAGTTTGTTAAGAGGAACAAGTTCACATTACAAGCAGCAAACCAACAACATTTGTATTAGACAAGAAGAGAGTAGAGTAAAAATAactgttgcaaaattataaaagcataaattataaacagtttaaggtttttttccattttatatcaAAAAGCCGCGTGGTATACAACTTACAGATATGGAAAAAggtaaaattttagcttttgtTTCCGAAAAAAGTCATTTCGTCTAAttggaagaaaagaaaattacggAACTACAAATAATCAGCTtggatcaaaataaaatttaaacaccTGTAAAGTGGGAAAAATTATTAGCGTGGCTCGAAATAGTAAatagatttttatataaaaaataaatttaacttagATGGGCCAGATGGATTTTATATGTATTGGAGAGATTTGCGTATTGAGCCAAGATatgtttcaaaaacaaattctgtcaaatagattttgaatgtggcagtttatatttGGACCTTAAGccgtttttactctgctgaccctcacacaccgccctatcatcatggtgacggttctgttcaggagaattaaggggttacatgggtttcgttggttcaaacaatcaatttttttgtttcttggcttattaatttcatacAACATCTCagaaatattatcctaaattttcaagtcgatccgagtaataaattcggagatacagcctttggaatgtgtgcactccaagccacttttattgttactcaaaactttaaacgcgtttttctcggaaccgtgttttccaagtcggttgtcaaatgttctggaacactactcaaccgatcttgatgaaattttacacaggtgttcaaaatacaatttgtcttcgaaaattccaattttttttctctccttcgttcaagcacgagtttatggtcttaactaaaacacttatttttgttttttcatttttgatgaggatcaggagttatgctgacaacgcggacgcacttttttttcgagggtcaccggaaatgatgtcacaatggaggaattttaattttttgttttttttgaaaatttcagaaattattctttaagtttgaattaaggggggggggggcgggggggtagggtttcgcgctaaaaaaaaaacactttttttttaattttttacagaaatatggcttaagatactttaataaaatcagttgcatgttattgtatagatatgtttttcgagaggtgctctgcggtgccaatcggcattcgtcgtagaatcatctgaaactaaaaaagtcgaatttttcagttaaagtatgacgtaatgctcccccctacattaataaaaacttttttttttcatttttgtagttttggtggcaaaaaaacgtaaaacgagcatttttggcgaaaaatttcgccatatttgtaagtgaaaaacaaccttaaaaaaaaaaaataaaaataaacagtgtaggggggaggtatttttgatttagaaaacgtgtgccaaatttgaaaagaatcggttgaatagtttcggagttgtgattggcaccgacttttaagaagtcgtttcgggaaaaacgcgtttgaaaaaatgactctgagaaattatcgatgctccgcattcgaggtagagtgcctacaaaggctataactttgagagttctactccgatccacttaaaattttgacacaacattcttgaaatgatttactacaagatgagtgaagaaaaaaaatttcgatttttgtgtttttctcaCAACCACACACATCCACTTAATGCAACGATCAGCATTACcgcacaaatttcacaattttaaaCAGCCGGCTGTCACGCCCACGCAAGATCCACAAAAATCTACTTAAGTATTGCACATACAACTACTCACTTACTACTAATAGGACATTCATccataggtacatatatgcatacccTCTATGTCACTATCAGTGGGTGACGACCCTCATCGGTGACGCGTAAAACACCGTAACCGCAACCTCAACAACTAGCAACGgcacaacaaaaaacacttttaacaAATGCGccaacaagccaaaaacaaccaCCAGCCGTCAACCAACTTACTAACAATCGGTTTAGTTTAGCTCAGCATAGTtagtcaacaacaacaagttgaCCGCAAGCCGAAAAACACTTCATCACTTCGTCACTTTTTCTTTACTTGCTGACGGTGAAAGAGTTTACCCTGTTGAGGTGGCGTGGTATGAGCGCATttggcaaattaaatttaaatcccTAAATGTTGATGAAgtacgaaaaaatatttggttaccGTGGCGGGTACACCTTCTGTTccgaaaaaaactgaaaaatcagGGTATATTTTGAGACGAGTACCTTTTAACAATCAATCTGTTTCGATACAAAGTGCAACACGATTTTCCAAATTATCTAAAGAGCCATGTATGCCCCTTTTACGTATATTGCTTTGCTTGGGGTTACAACCGCTTCAATGACTTCAATCGAATTATGACGCTCCTCTTTCATCGCCAAATGCAGTTCTCCTATTAGACAATAGACGCAAGCTACCAAATGTGCCGAATCCGGCTAATTGTGCAACGATGTAGTAATTTGAGTTTTTGTCAGCAATTCACTCTCAACTCTGGATCGATTGGTTGAGTTTTTGATCGTTGTGCTACAAGTGATGTGAATTGAACTTACGAAGTACTAGATTTTCGATCAGAATGCGGTACGCAGTTCCCTTAGGAATCTATAATTCCACTTCAATGATTTTTACAGacaatttgatatattttttttttaaataacgtaCTTATTCGACGTTTTCTGGTAAATCCACTGCAGATTCCATCTGATATTTCCTCCTTTGTTGAGCGTCATCGTCATCATTTACTAGGTTTTGGGCGAGATCATCCTCCAACTTTTGGTGAACGTCCGACAAATAGAGCGAACTAAATTTGTATACCGACCCCGAACGACGCTTATCGTCCAGTAAAATTTTCACGTttaaccaaggcgaatctactaAAGGTGGTATCTTACCGATCAgctgatttgtgtttttctttcgccggttccatgtggctgtcagcacagaatgccACAAGGCGAATTCGTTCTTTCTTTTCTACTCTgccaatattgttgttgttctagtacggccacctttaatgaatgcgccttgcgtTTAAAAAAACCATCAATCGTAGCTTTTTTGCCTAATAATTATTGCCCGATCGCAGTGCAAAAAACATACGAACAAAGATGGCACAGCAACTTAAGGGGGGTTTCCAAATTTCAAACGCCAAAAAAGACGggtttttacgaatttttattgggaaaactatcagttgaagcttttggaaaatttacaaccatatttattatgcattatataaaatcaacttcaatttttggtcgattttctggaaaattgtGGCTTTGACAACGCTCGAGGTGAAATTTCTATCACAGTTTTGGTCGCTGGCCGCCACGATAACTCAGCTCCAGGTTGCctgaaaggaaaaatttaaatggcaTTTTACTCCTTATGAATATAGTTTCAGTATgagctattgaaaaaaattattttcgaaaattaatataactgCGATGTTTGAAagacaaagtttgttttttcgcatatttttcctcggatttttatttataaaaaaaagtcatgCATGTATCTTATTTTCTGTAGTTTATGATAGAGACAGATATTATTTCGAGATTCGTGTCAAATTTGACAGCAACCGACcgaatagttctcgagatatcaTGGCGGCCGTatagaaaaatgctgttttgagaaaaacccattcaaatatttatgtgaaaaaaggtATATATTTAAGACTCACAGCATTTTCGTGTTAATCAGCTATTCCAGGACCATATAGTACTCCCTCTTCCTCTTCAAAACTTGATTTTGTACCATTTGCTGACTCCGACGTAAAATTCGAGCTTCTTTCGTTGCATTAAGGCTCGGCTATTGCTCGCGCGCTTTCTGAGTATTATGGAGCGCGCCGAGTTCATAACATCGtcaatttaacgaattttgtcATGAAATGTTGCACAGGGTTCTTTGAAAGTATAATAAACAAGATTTTTTTAAGCCGGGGAATGGAAATTCCCCCTTAAGTTATTTACATCCAAATATCATAGACACTTATTTCATAGTATGACAGGCTAGATTGCAGCGGTTGCCCATTATGAGACGTATTCAAGCTCATCGCCCATTGTGACTTGTCATGACGACTTTGTCCTAATCTCCGTAATACCTATGTGaacttttcaaacacttttcagAGTGCTGAGATcttctaggtaggtaggtgaaatggtggaAGTACCAGTGGGGCagtccccaagtagcactaaagcgacgttttgataccattttgagacctccagCGGGCAGATGTTTACAGCCGACCAGAGCCGTGGACGTAGTGGAGAATGTTGATGGGATTTATGTTGAAGCATTAGTCCAGGCTGTCAAGGATAGAAACACCCAGCGACTTTAATCATCTAGCTGTCAAACCCGCACATTTACAGATAAAGTGCTCCATAGCTTTCTTATCTAAAATGTGCCACAGAGGTCTTCTTactcatcaaaaaattgtatacctgCCTAATAAAGTGGTGAATCTTCATTTAGATAGATCAGTATAGTGTTCTTCGTTTAGACAGCTCCGCAGAAGTCGTATGCCTGTCCCTGAGCGTATCTGCCTATAACGAATCAGTGCGCAAAGACTTTGCTGCGCTTTTGGCATTTACCATAGAGTTGGCGAGAAATTGTCGGGCGATTCTGCAAGTGGGTTCGTTACGCcatcatttgtttgcttttctttCTTGCTTTGCCGAGTAtcactagttcatcggctctacaatTCCCCTCTCTGTCGCATAggtcaggaacccatgttacatttggcgaaatgactcagccatctcgttgagtgatgtgcggcattttatggctaccttggaggttttCATAGTATGATACTTCCAGGCTTGTATTTCGTATTCGAAAACGTTCGAAAGGATGGTATCatatattaagttatttttatttacaaatattttagacTTTTTTACGCTTATACCTTCTTTATGAGCATaatttttaagccgactctttCAAAGCGCAAACACTTAACCACTTCCCTTTACAGATGTGATTGATTGGATACTGGAGCATTTGAGTGACAAGAAACGTACCAGGCGCATGGTACTCAAGAAACTAAAAGAAATGGGTTTGATGTTCAAGGCGCCAACCAAGCGCTCGACTGCGAATGCAGCTAATAAGAACCTCTGGCGCACTGAAGAGGATGAAGAGCTGCAAAGTCTCTACGACCAGCATCGCTTGGAAGAtggtaagcaatatttttcgttttaaatttttcccacTTCGGCTTTGGTTTCATGCATTCCCCAATATTTCATTTACAGATTGCTTGCAACGCATCATCAACGAATTTGCCGATCGTCGCACGAAACGCCAAATTATTCAACGTCTACTTCAACTACACATCATCGCCGATAAGTCAGAGATCATGCCGAAGAAGCAACGTAAACGGAAGCCGAAGAATAAACAGGGTAACTTGGAATTTACTAACGACGAAGACGAGTACATGGAAGAACCGCAATTCAGTGAGTTTGAACCGCCTTCCGGTGGCAAAACCAAGTCTAAAAAGAAAAGAGATAAGCCaaagaagaataagaataagttaactGCCGCGCCCAAGCCCTCGAAACCAGTGAAACGCAAGATAGTGCGGACGCCACTCGATGTGGGCACCGTACGAGCGCTGATTCAGCAGGTTGCTGACAAGTACCAGGGCTCCATCGATTGGCTTAAGGAGTGTCTAGATGATGCAGCCGAAGAGACAGAGGAACCCAATGAAGAGGACGATGGTGTGCCGTTGGTGCCACTTCAAGAAGCCACGCGTGAGGCTATGGAAAATGGTGATTTTCAGAAGGTACTCGTTGCTTTGGGCATACAGCCACCGGTTTTAGGTGGAGAAACTTACTGGCGTATTCCTGTGTATCTCAATGCGGCCGACTTGAAGTTGCGCGCCAAAATTTTGGCTGGTGAAAATGTCGACATCGACATGGAAGGCATAGAAGATGAGAACGCTGATGAAGATGCAGAGCCGGAAGGAGCAGCAGAAGCAGAAGAAGCTAGCGATAATGAGGAAGAAGATGAGTCGAGTAGTGAATCCGATTCCGACGATGGTGCAGCTTCAAAGAGCAGTGAGAGcgaaaaagactttttcgaagACTTTGCTGAAAAGCAGAAAAAGCGCGCGGCTGCAATGGACAAGTTCTTGGAAAAACGCGCACAGAAAATGCGAAGCATAATGTTTAACAAGAGCGACGAGGAAGATACCGAACGTGCCGGCATTGGAGAGAAGGGTAAACACCAGCGCAAACCCAAAGAAAAAGCGAGTAAATCAGGCGATAGCTCTGAAGATGAGGCCGAGGAGGTCgataaaatcaagaaaaaactcGACAAAAGGCGACGTCAAATCGCACTTAGCAGCGACGATGAGGATGAgcaaattggaaaaatattcaataaaaacaatacttcgCAATCACGTGCCGCAGAGACAGATAAAAAAGCCGATGCCGTGCATGACATATTTGATCAACTAAAATCTCAAACCAATAAACGCGAGACACGCGAGGAGACCACTTACACCGAAGAATTGGAAGAGCTCAATTTCAATTCAGAAAGCTATCGCAGGCGCTTGCTCGAGCTGGGCGACAGTGGCGACGAAGACACAAACGCTAATGAAAATATGAGCAGCACCGGCAACAATAAGACTCGCATGCGGCGCGCTAACGTAATTGAGTCTGATAGCGAAGATGAGAATGAGAACGAGGAGAAAGAGGACGAGAATGCCGAGAATGGAATGATTGATGTCGACAAAGATGCAAAGGATGTCAGCGAAGACAACAAAGGCGTTAATAAAGCCAACGCCATCAACGATAACGATGGCACTGATGACAAAGGGGCTGCGACCATTTCCGCCGTTGATGCTGCTGTAGACGTCGATTCGGGAGCTGGCATTGTTGACAAAACAAGCAATCAAGCGGATGTTGATAGTCTCACCACAGGCGCTAGCGATACCGGACCTGTTGAGAAGGTGCTTGTATTGCCAACAGCAGCAAATAAACGCAAACGTGCTGTTTTGGATGATAGTGACGAGGCTCCAGCTGGCCAAGATGTCGACGACGACGAGGATGAGGATGCGTTCATTGTGCGTCGAAAACCAACCATAGAGGAGGAACAAAAGCGTTTAAGCGGAGGAGAAGAACCTACCAAACGACGCCGCCTAGCTATCATCGACGATGACGAGGATGACGACTAGACAGCAGCTGGCCTAAAATACTACGAAAAACTGTGCACTTTGCTTACTTCATTTTCTATTTCTAGACGTCAACTTACTGAAGCATCACtacatttaaatgaattttgaatttgagttgttattttattttcttatgccATTTGCGCCCATTGCATTTGTGTTTGGTTTATTTGTAAGCTAAGGAAAATGTGTAAGGTGAGCGGAAGATTGTTCTCTCttgtattttacttttatttgcattcataaataaagcattaaatattaaaatctccatcttttaattaaaacttttcatAAGTTTTACCACTTCTACTTCGTTTCGTGTTAGAAATATGGctaaataattgaaaagagCTTTGAATAAGAGACGGAAAATGGCAAATATTTAAAGGAaccttattttgaaaaattactgaATATAAATTATGTAGGTATacaaagggtttttcaataagagttgttattttgattttcaaagaaaaatgctactttttaatataaatgatcggatgtttatttcattataaagaggaaggtatgccgttaataggggTAAGTAACatgaggcaaatgaccaccacgaccacgcttacagaacaatatccttttcatgaaatattccataactgaattgaaaagtggctgccctatgtcctcctCGATAGCTtctcgaattccatctttgaggtcttgaatcgaccctgcgctgttggcgtagaccttctctgtcacgtggccccaaagtaaaaaaaatgtgagccaTCATGGGACGCCTGGCAGATGTGAAACATCGTGTGTATACAAGTAATATGCAcaaaagataatattattacaggaatCGAATACAGcctaatgaaaaatttaagtattacgaatttcttacagaaaatggtaactttatttaataaacatttatttacatgtgatatcaaaattcgatattaatatcaagccacaatttaaatattttcatctgtgattttagttatattcgatgtttcctctgccggtattactgtgacgattggtcgataataactaaagtacgttacaaaagtattggatgaaatattatcaagatatctcacaaatacagtatctattgttgttccatatttggcagtagattctcttggattgttgttgatttgcaattgaaattctttttgaagtgtgctttgagtgctgaaattttttgaattttaaggtggcgcaaaattaatcatccacttttgtatttgaaaattattaaataaaattaaaaaaataataaataaagaaattatattgagtgatggaatttttgaattttcaggtggcgcaaaattaatcatccagatttgtatttgaaaattattaaataaaattaaaaaaataataaataaagaaattatattgagtgatgacttttgacctttacgcccgccattgcttgtctgtttttatgctgttttgcTGTTAAATACAAtaagtttgcacttttcatttcgaattaataaagcaataaatttggcattgcaaaatagttccacttggtttaaataattgagtaatgaaacttctttctgctgtggctctgctttctgtggcctgttgatatttttcaactcaaacacTGACCTTCGTCATTTCTTCGCACAGAGAGCGCGCCTCAAAGATGCCCACTCTAGCCAGCCTTCCAGTTCCCTTGAATTCTCTGTAATCGAATTCCTATTATCTATTGTACTTAGCAAATTACcgaacacattcaaaaacacaTAACGCACCAACATTTACTAAGCACTCACGAGCATCCAACTTGCCGCTCTTTAGCAACTCTACATTTGTCTCTCTAACATGGCACACATACCTACTAATACACTTTAACCCACATCATTTGTGAGTTGTTCCTTTGAAATTGGCTTAGCACTTCTCATACTACTACACATAAATACTACTAAACACGGCAAGCGTCGCCACGCCAACGATTCGATTTACAAGTGAGCCAATAGATGTTTCACAtcaaaagtcacaaggtgttaaatcacatgatcttggtggtCCATTTTTAgcccctcttcgagagatactctccaattccggccataaaaaatcgttattcatctctcgatagcgcaatcctattcaaaataacaccagttattggaaaactctttatttatgaatacatacatacatacatatctacatataaaaacacgtagaaaatttcttcgaaggaGCCACTGCTCTGCCAACCTACACCGTTGAAAAGCCTGTTTGGTTTAGTGTCGTCACctgaagtttattaaaaaaatagcaactTACGCCAAAATTCATTTCCAAACTGAAATACAGATATCAGAGGATTACCTGAAGTTTATTACAGAAAACTTATGGCAAATTTCATGTGAACACTAAAATATGGATATCAGCCGAAAAAtgattatcaaaaaatatttttatttagtgtaaatattaatacattttaaaatcctATCTATCCGATCGCTTCTTTCGAATTAAATACGACGACAAGTATTCTGACCTGAAAGAAATTAAAGCTGTTGTCCCACAGGGTAGCTTTCTGGGGCCCATCCTTTATCTAGTTTTCACATCCGATTTGCCTACCAATCAGAACTGCGTCATAGCAACGTTTGCAGACGACACAGCCATCTTGTCAATTGGAAATACACAAATTGAGTCAACTGAAAatcttcaaaaacatttaaatagaaTCTATGAGTGGACAGTTAAATGGCgtataaaactaaatgaaaccaAATCCGTTCATATTGATTTTACgtacaataaaataagatattggaggttgaattagttttaagggtgacacacagatggcgctatttatcactttatcgcattggcaatactgaatatatattcatgacaaagcctcatccctaggctttgtttatcagtatctgtcatttcgctgaagtataaacaacgcagtgttttcgtgctccgagtatgtcaactttcgtgccgtcgaaacgcaatttgcgggaagttttgcttttctgcttcaggaatgaattgctgcaggaggcctacccagaccatactccgtcgatttcaacatgtgagtactggtttcgacgattcaaaagtggtgattttcacaccgaagacaagg harbors:
- the LOC128855168 gene encoding protein timeless homolog, producing the protein MHWWLNFYFLFFPLFFSALPAEIENGDNTENAQFIEGEEEEDYDEENEEYPDEGLVEKPFKFEDFAKRLLNPKIIRACAVVLTDWDQITTKSLKAAVTILHRIAVGCSCPAMLYQAKLFRIFQRVLSVERDAHHEELRRLGIYVVRKFVEVAPTNPKIYAELLFWKSVKEANELEGGYCDAYEPAKGVWTEEQEDQLRMLFEENQRNPETDKDVIDWILEHLSDKKRTRRMVLKKLKEMGLMFKAPTKRSTANAANKNLWRTEEDEELQSLYDQHRLEDDCLQRIINEFADRRTKRQIIQRLLQLHIIADKSEIMPKKQRKRKPKNKQGNLEFTNDEDEYMEEPQFSEFEPPSGGKTKSKKKRDKPKKNKNKLTAAPKPSKPVKRKIVRTPLDVGTVRALIQQVADKYQGSIDWLKECLDDAAEETEEPNEEDDGVPLVPLQEATREAMENGDFQKVLVALGIQPPVLGGETYWRIPVYLNAADLKLRAKILAGENVDIDMEGIEDENADEDAEPEGAAEAEEASDNEEEDESSSESDSDDGAASKSSESEKDFFEDFAEKQKKRAAAMDKFLEKRAQKMRSIMFNKSDEEDTERAGIGEKGKHQRKPKEKASKSGDSSEDEAEEVDKIKKKLDKRRRQIALSSDDEDEQIGKIFNKNNTSQSRAAETDKKADAVHDIFDQLKSQTNKRETREETTYTEELEELNFNSESYRRRLLELGDSGDEDTNANENMSSTGNNKTRMRRANVIESDSEDENENEEKEDENAENGMIDVDKDAKDVSEDNKGVNKANAINDNDGTDDKGAATISAVDAAVDVDSGAGIVDKTSNQADVDSLTTGASDTGPVEKVLVLPTAANKRKRAVLDDSDEAPAGQDVDDDEDEDAFIVRRKPTIEEEQKRLSGGEEPTKRRRLAIIDDDEDDD